One region of Micromonospora ureilytica genomic DNA includes:
- the mycP gene encoding type VII secretion-associated serine protease mycosin — MSRSIARPVLAGLAASLLTVPALPTVAATAGLRAAPACATPLAPVRPVAARPWPQQRYDPARLAPLATGAGVTVAVVDSGVDRVHPQLAGRVLAGTDLLDPGGDGGRDCAGHGTGVASIIAAAPRPDVAFRGLAPGARILPVRVSEQQVVQGRESGRTVSAGEFARAIRWAVDHDADVVNLSVVLYADDPEVRAAVRYAVDRDVVLVAAAGNLHDSGNPRPFPAGYDGVLGVGAIGADGGRATFSQTGPYVDLVAPGSEVLTAAPGAGHHRVEGTSYAAPFVAATAALLREYRPELTAAQVAERIVATADPAPGAGHGGGYGAGVLNPYRAVTETSGGRAAGARPVAALADDRADPALLARQARRVAARDRALLVGAVAGMTAVTVALLALVVPRGTRRRWRPAGPA; from the coding sequence GTTGACCGTACCGGCCCTTCCGACAGTTGCCGCCACCGCCGGGCTCCGGGCGGCACCGGCCTGCGCGACCCCGCTCGCCCCCGTCCGGCCGGTCGCGGCCAGGCCCTGGCCACAGCAGCGGTACGACCCGGCGCGGCTCGCGCCGCTGGCCACCGGCGCCGGGGTGACAGTCGCGGTGGTCGACTCCGGCGTGGACCGGGTGCACCCGCAACTGGCTGGCCGGGTGCTGGCCGGCACCGACCTGCTCGACCCCGGCGGGGACGGCGGTCGGGACTGCGCCGGGCACGGCACCGGTGTGGCGAGCATCATCGCGGCGGCACCCCGCCCCGACGTCGCCTTCCGTGGCCTGGCGCCGGGTGCCCGAATCCTGCCGGTGCGGGTGAGTGAGCAGCAGGTGGTGCAGGGGCGGGAGTCGGGGCGGACGGTCAGCGCCGGCGAGTTCGCCCGGGCCATCCGGTGGGCCGTCGACCATGACGCCGACGTGGTGAACCTGTCCGTGGTGCTGTACGCGGACGACCCGGAGGTCCGTGCGGCCGTGCGGTACGCGGTCGACCGGGACGTGGTGCTGGTGGCCGCCGCCGGCAACCTGCACGACAGCGGGAACCCCCGGCCGTTCCCCGCCGGTTACGACGGGGTGCTCGGCGTGGGCGCGATCGGGGCGGACGGCGGACGGGCGACCTTCTCGCAGACCGGCCCGTACGTCGATCTGGTAGCGCCCGGTAGCGAGGTGCTGACCGCCGCGCCCGGTGCGGGTCACCATCGGGTCGAAGGCACCAGTTACGCGGCGCCCTTCGTGGCTGCCACCGCCGCGTTGCTGCGGGAATACCGGCCGGAGCTGACCGCCGCGCAGGTGGCGGAGCGGATCGTCGCCACCGCCGATCCAGCTCCGGGCGCGGGCCACGGCGGCGGGTACGGCGCCGGGGTGTTGAACCCCTACCGGGCGGTCACCGAGACCAGCGGCGGCCGTGCGGCCGGTGCGCGGCCGGTCGCCGCGCTCGCCGACGATCGGGCCGACCCGGCGCTGCTCGCCCGTCAGGCCCGCCGGGTCGCCGCGCGGGACCGCGCCCTGCTGGTCGGCGCGGTGGCCGGCATGACGGCGGTCACCGTGGCGCTGCTCGCGCTGGTGGTGCCCCGGGGCACCCGTCGACGTTGGCGCCCGGCCGGCCCGGCCTGA
- a CDS encoding WXG100 family type VII secretion target gives MDHGVLVVNFAALQQAGADIQKALKTLDAQLGQLERDAAPLVESWTGEARQAYEQRQARWRSASQDLQGMLRDIRLAVNDSATDYLDTEKKNTGLFQ, from the coding sequence ATGGACCATGGTGTGCTGGTCGTCAACTTCGCCGCGCTGCAGCAGGCCGGCGCTGACATTCAGAAGGCGTTGAAGACTCTCGACGCGCAACTCGGCCAACTCGAACGCGACGCCGCCCCGCTGGTGGAGAGCTGGACGGGCGAGGCGCGGCAGGCCTACGAGCAGCGGCAGGCCCGCTGGCGCTCGGCCTCGCAGGATCTCCAGGGGATGCTGCGTGACATCAGGTTGGCGGTGAACGACTCCGCCACCGACTACCTGGACACCGAAAAGAAGAACACCGGGCTGTTCCAGTGA
- a CDS encoding WXG100 family type VII secretion target: protein MSQTKAEAAVMQQTAAKFEQVDQSLQSMLTGLLAELEVLQQAWRGAGGRSFEQVKQQWSQDQAALHRALRETAGAIRTAGRQYDVSDDDVASRVAGTNRGGIQLPL, encoded by the coding sequence GTGTCCCAAACCAAGGCAGAAGCCGCAGTGATGCAGCAGACCGCCGCGAAGTTCGAGCAGGTGGACCAGTCGTTGCAGTCCATGCTGACCGGCCTGCTGGCCGAGCTGGAGGTGTTGCAGCAGGCCTGGCGTGGCGCTGGTGGCCGGTCGTTCGAGCAGGTCAAGCAGCAGTGGTCACAGGACCAGGCCGCGCTGCACCGCGCGCTGCGGGAGACCGCCGGTGCGATCCGCACCGCCGGTCGGCAGTACGACGTGTCCGACGACGACGTGGCCAGCCGGGTGGCCGGCACCAACCGCGGCGGCATCCAGCTGCCGCTCTGA